From the Candidatus Hinthialibacter antarcticus genome, the window AGCGCTGCCCGGCGCGTCGACCTGCCCAATGTCAGCATGAAAATCAAATTCACCCACAGCGCCTTGCAACAGTGTGACCTGGAGGGCGCCGTCCGTAATCGAACCGCCGAGGTCTCCGGTAAATACATTGCTGCCGCCAATGGCAGCGTCTGTCGGGGTCGCATCATAAGAGACAGAGGTTGCGCTTCCGGTCAAAGTCCAAGTGATGGTATTTCCACTGACTTGGCCGTCGTCGCTGGCGTTGCTAGCTGTCCAACCATCGGGGATGGTCTCGGTCAGTGCGCCGGAGGCGCCGCCAACGTCGAGCGTAACCGTGATGGCGTCGCCGACAACCACCGAGTTAGCGCTGAATGTACGCAGGCCGGACGAAGGCGCTACCGCCGCGAGGTCAAAAAGCGCTTTGATGTCATCGGCGCTTAATGCGCGGCTATAAAGACGCACTTCATCTAATGAACCCACGATGATATCGCGTGTGGTCCCTTGAATGCGGCTGCCAAGGCTGACGTCGTCGCCTTCGGTGGTGTTAATCGCGAGGTCGGTTGCGCCGACCCATGACTGGCCGTCATCCACACCGTCAACATAATGTTTAACATCAGTGGGGAACTCGCCTTCAAACACCGAGGCGACTTGGTGCCATTGACCGTCATTGATGATCGTATTCGCAACGGTTTGGCTACCGTTATATTCGGTGCGGAGGGCGCCGATCACGCCGTTGGCTGCGTCTTCGTTAATGCGGAAGTGCCATTTTTCCCCGGTGTTGTTTGGGCCCCAGCCGACCAGGCCGTCGCCGATTTCAGTGGTTTTTACCCATAAGACGATGGTACGCGGCGCGTTGCCTTGAACGCCCTTCCATGGGACGGTTAAATCCGTCGATCCGTCAAAAAACAACCCGTTGCCGATACGCCCTGTGGCGGGGACGGGCGGGCCGCTGTCAACGACTGCATCGCGCCCGTTGCTTGACCCGTCAACGGCAACGCTATTCTCGAAGGTATCGAAACTCCAATAGCCTTCGAGGCCGGTGGTGATATCCTGGGCAAAGGCGTTTGGCAAAGCGCATAAGATTGGAATGATGACAATCAATGAAACGATAGGGCTAGGCATGCGGCTTAACATTGGTTATCCCCTTTTATCTTAGAGAAAGCAAACAGTAATCTAGCGATTTAATTTTCCAAGAATCGCACATTCAAAAATCCATGTCAATAGTTAGAAATATGAAACCTGCATCCATGATTATTGAATTTAATTTTTCATCTATTTAATCTAAATTCGGGTTTAATTCCCCGCCCCTTGGGGCGCAAGAAATACTTGTAGCCATCTCAAAATAATTTGTACTTTCGTTGCGAAAGGCATGGGTACAACTCTGCTTGCTTCGGTGCGGGCTTTCAGGCCCTTATGCACAGGCGCTCCCAGAGTTGCACCCATGCCAGAATTGGTTTGTCGATTTTTGAACTGCCGGAATCCCATCTCGTACTCAATTGTTTTTGAGATGGCTTCTACAGCGTTTGACAACCCCGCTGCTTGCGGCGGGGTTATTCATTTGACTATAACTGAAGAATGAATTTGCGCAGAATTTTGGAACGTTCGTGGTACGCCATTCGGTTATCTTCTCATTCAATTTCTGAATGGCATCAAGGAAGTAACAAGTCCCCCTGTCACACAGCCTGGATACAGCCCATCAATATCAATCGTTCGAAATGACAATGCAAAGTTCTGTCTTATTCTTGTTTGTGAACATCCTCGATCCAAGCCTCATGAAGGCGAACCATTCGTTTGACGATATCTGGATGTTGCTCTGCCAGGTTGGTCATTTCAGTGATGTCTTGTGAAAGATTACACAAAAACAATTTATCCTCATCTGTGATTTTCGCTTTGTTCGATGTATCTTGCGGATTGCCCAGTAGTTTCCAATCCCCCTGCCTGACAGCCCAGCTGTCCTTGCCGGTTTGCCAATGAAACACATGATGCTGCGACGGTTCATTGGGGGATTTCAAGACCGGAACAAGGCTCTTGCCGTCTAACTTGTGCGTCGCAGGCGTGATCCCGCACAAGTCTTGAATCGTAGGGAACCAATCGCACCCCGTCGCCAATTGCTCGCGCACAGCGTTTTCTTCAATATGCCCAGGCCAGCTGACGATGGCCGGTACGCGAATGCCGCCCTCAAATAGGCTAAACTTGGCGCCTCGATACGGCCCCGCGTCTCCACCTCCGCCGCCAGTGCGAATTTCGGTTGAATGACCATGATCCGATTGAAAAATAATGATGGTGTCTTCGGTCAATCCGAGCGCATCGAGGTGGCCCACGACTTCACCGATCATCTCATCCATCGTCGATACAAATGCAGCGTAGCCGTTTCGCGGGGGTTCCAAGTGTTCATATTTTTTGCGCCACTTTTCCTTCCCCTGTAATGGGTAATGCGGGAAATTAATCGCCCAATATAAAAAAAACGGCTCGTCTTTTTTCTCTGTGATAAATTGCTTACATTCATCCACCATCAAGTCGCCGAAAAATTCGCCGTCATTCCAGACTTCTTCGCCGTTGCGCCAAAGGTCGTGACGGTTAGGCCCGTTCCAATAAAAGAAATGCGAATAGTTATCAATACACCCCCCCATGTGTCCAAACGAGTCATCAAAGCCCTGTCCGTTCGGCATGGTCTCAGGCGTGTAACCCAGGTGCCATTTTCCTACATGTCCGGCGGCATACCCAGCGCCGTTCATCATCTCGGCAATGGTGATCTGTTCGGTTGGCATTCCGGCATGGCCTTTTGATGACGACGCATTACCCGATAAGCCAGCGCGCTGCGGGTATCGCCCGGTCATCAAGGCCGCGCGCGGGGGAGAACAAACCGGCGCGGCCGCATAAAACTGCATGAAGCGGGTCCCGCGCTTCGCCAGCGCATCCAGGTTTGGCGTGATTAAATCTTTGGCGCCATACGTGTTGATATCAATTGAGCCTTGATCGTCAGCAAAGATCAAAACCACGTTCGGTTTTTTTTGCGCGCCTTGAGAAAAGTTGCCATGGAGCACCGGAGCCAACAAAGCCGCTCCGCCTGCGCCCATCTTCGTCAAAAACTGTCGCCGATTGTCCATCGTTTTCATTTTGGGTTCCTTCGGGCCTGCCCATAACCTGGAACAGGGAGAATCGTTTCCGGCGGCGAGAACCACCCTGGTCATAGAATCCTGGCAGCCGATGTGTTACTAAAACGCTAACTCAACAACGACTCGAATGGCGGCGTAAACTCGAAGCCCGTATACGGTTCATCCGGCAAGTGGCAAATCGTCCAAAGATAATACATGTGAAACCCAGGCGCAGAGGCTTGAGAGTGGTCGCGCTCGCCTGTGATTCGAAGTAAATCGTGGTTTTTTATTTTGAATACTTCTTCGCCCAGTTCACCGTGGCCATAACCCCAGTCCGGCTCAAAGCGATAATAATATAACTCCGGTTGGGTATGATGGTGCGGCGGATAGCTGCTCCAACGTCCGGGAAAATTCACAACCTCGCCTAAAACCAGATTGGCTTCGGGCGGCGCATTTCGTCGATCAAATACGCAACGGACGATGCGATAACTTGCGTCATCCAACATCCCTTTGCCGCGATGTTCGTTTTCGACTTCATCCGGCAAATAGATTTTTTGCGGAAATGATTTTGAATTCTGCGTTTTTATAATGGCAAGTTCTGTTCGATTCGATGCCTTTACCGTCACTTCTTCGCCTGCGGGCGAATGGACGGACGTTGGCGCCTGCTCGATCCAAGATGTCCGGTCAAATGCCGCGCGGTTTTTTTTCGTTATGACTTCACCGTTTCCATTTAATACGAGAATCGCCGATTCCTGCGCGTCATAAGCGAATGATTGCGACTGGCCTGGTTCCATGACGAAAATGCCAAAGTCTAATTGCGTGTCAGAATCGTTTTCTTGAAAAAGGTTCCAGCCAGTGTTCAAAGGCTTATTTCGATATGGCGCTAATAGATCATCAGACATTTTTATCCCCATAGAATCAATAAAAATTTCACTGCTTTATTTAACGTCGGGGCTTGCGATCATCCGGTTGCGAATGACCTGCACCAAGGAATCATATCCTTCTAGAAACTGCCGAAGCGTACGCCGATTGGGACCGAAATCATCAAATTCTTCCGGCGACATGCCGTCATTTGCGTATGCTTTTTCAAAGTCAGAAAATTTGCGTCTTAACTCATCGACCACTTTCGGATCAACTGGATTATCAATACGAGGTTCGGCTGATATATCCGATTGGTTGAATCGCACCTGCCATTCATAAGGAATCGAGACGACCAGGTCGCCGCCGATAAATTCCGACCAGTGCATGTGGCAGCGGTAGGCCGCCGCAAGCAGACGGGAGCGATACCCGCGCTCTTGATAGACTTGATACGCCTGTTTCATAATGGCGACGCCAGCGTAATTGAAATATCCGGGGTCAGTGGTAATATCGTCCCGGTCCGCCTGAAAGCGCAACCAGTCGTCAATGCGTCCGACCATGATGGTACACACTGGCGACATGCCGCTCACGTCATGGCCTTCCGCTTCGCGCCGTTTCAAACCGCGCTCAACCGCCTCGGCGACGGCAAGCGTTTGCGGGACCGAAAAACTGACGGTCGCGTTAATATTCACGCCGCGATAGGTCGCTTCTTCGATGGCTTTCACGCCGACGGAGGTAACCGGAATCTTGACTTGCATGTTCGGCGCCAGCGTATTGAAATAACACGCCTGCTCAACCATACGTTCTTGATTGAACGCATATTTGGGGTTGGTCTGGATGGATAAGCGCCCCTTCATGCCTTTGTGTTCTTTGAACGCAGGCTCAAGCAATGACGCTCCTTTGACCGCGAGCGCTTCAATCAGTTGCCAGGTAATTTCATCTTCGCTGCGGTCGGGCGATTCCTGAATCATTTCAGAAAGCTGGTCAGACCAAAGGGGCATCTCTTTCTTCAACACATTGCCGACAATCACTGGGTTGGTGGTTGCTCCAACGCCGCCATGACTGATGGTGTAATTCAGTTCTTCGATAGAACATGAATCATTCCAAAGATCCGTCGGCGTTGTACAAGTCATTTCATGGAGAGGGCTTTTATAAACGAGTTGGTTCATTTTTATTTTCCAATTGCAGAAACGCGAGATACACAAATTGCCAGGTTGCTTGTTTCGCAGGTGAAGTTACATGATGGATCATAAAGGAGAATCAAGCTGCTTGACAACCCCTTTCGTGGCATCATTTTCACGGTTTATCCATACAATTACAAATTTACGTTCTAACAAACTCATAATTACGTTGACCTTCCTTTTTCTTCGTATTAGCATGAATGACTTGAAAAAGAGGATTGTATGCAATGCAATGAAATACTGATTAACGTGGTTGCAATCTAAGGGAGAGTATTGAGAATGAAGGTTTTAAAAAATTATGTTAACGGACAATGGGTAAACGCCGAATCCAGCGATACGATAGACGTCATCAATCCAAGTACCGGCGAAATTCTAGCCAAAAGCCCTCTTTCAAATTTGAATGATGCGAACGGCGCGATATCTGCTGCAGCTGCGGCGTTTCCCTCCTGGAGCCAGACTTCGGTTTCAACACGCGTCCAGCCATTGTTTAAACTGGCTGAATTGATTCGTGAAAATCTGCAAGAGATTGCTCGCGTCCTTGTCGCTGAAATGGGCAAGTCGACGGTGGACGCCGTCGCGGAACTCAAGCGTACGTTAGAAAATTGCGAAGTCGCTTGTGGAATGCCCGTGTTGATGCAAGGCGACAAACTGGTCGGATGTTCTGCGGGTATCGACGGTGAAGTGCTTCGCGTTCCGCTGGGCGTTTTTACCATGATCGCGCCGTTTAACTTTCCCGCGATGGTGCCCTTCTGGTTTATTCCCTATGCGCTTGGATCAGGAAACACATACGTCATAAAGCCTTCGCCGCAGGTTCCGATGACGATGGCGTACCTTGCCGAATTAATTGATCAATCCGGCTTTCCCCCCGGCGTTTTTAATTTGGTGAATGGAGACCGGACCGTCGCAGACGCATTCATTGAGCACCCGGAAGTGAAGGGAGTCTCGATTGTTGGATCATCCGCAACCTGTCAGGCGGTCGCGGAAAAATGCGTCCATCATAACAAGCGGTTTCAAGCGATGGGCGGCGCCAAAAACCACTTGGTCATCATGCCCGATGCGAAAATTGACGACGTGATCCGTAATATGGTTACTTCCTGTTATGGATGCGCAGGTCAACGCTGCATGGCGTCGTCTGCGATTGTTGCTGTCGGCGATGAAATGTATAACGATGTCTGCGAGCGATTTATTGAAGACTCTAAAAACGTAATCGTTGGAAATCCATTAGACCCGGCCTATCTAAACGAACCCATGCTCATGGGGCCTGTCATTTCTGAAAAGGCAATGAATTTCATTCTGCAAATGATTGATACTGGCGTGAAAGAAGGCGCGACCTTAGCCTTGGATGGTCGGAATATCTCGATACCAAACGGCGGGAAAGGCCACTACATAGGGCCAACGGTTTTCACTGACGTAAAGCCGGGTATGGAAATTCACAAGACTGAAATCTTCGGCCCGGTCGTCGTCATACTTAAAGCGCAATCGCTGCAAGATGCGATCAAGATTCTCAACAGCCATAAGTATGGAAACGGCGCGTCGATCTACACGCAAAACGGTTTCTATGCCCGTGAGTTCAAGTTGAAAGTCGAATGCGGGATGATCGGCGTGAACGTCGGCATTCCGGCGCCGGTTGCTTATTTACCGTTTGGCGGCATGAAAGCGTCTCAGTTCTCGCACATCAAAGCGCAAGGTAAGGCAGTGGTTAATTTCTTCACTGACGACCGCATTGTGACGGAACGCTATTGGCCTGAAGTTTAAATTGATTCAATTTCGGATCAGCATTACCAAATACGACAACGATAGGAGAATCCGATGAAAGTAATCGCAATCAATGGCAGCGCCCGCAAAGACGGCAATACAGCGATTTTGGTAAATTACGTCTTACGCGAATTGGAATCAGAGGGCATAGATGGAGAGATGATTCAACTTTCAGGGCGCGCCATTCGCGGGTGTATGGCTTGTTATCAGTGTTTTGAAAAAAAAGACCAACGTTGTTCTAACAAGAGCGACATCGTCAATGAGTGTATTGAGAAAATCATCGAAGCGGATGGAGTGATTCTGGCGTCTCCAACCTATTTTTCAGACGTCACCGCCGAACTGAAAGCCTTGATCGACAGAGCGGGGCTGGTCGCAATCGCGAACGGTAATTTATTCAAGCGAAAAGTTAGCGCTGCCGTGATTGCTGTCCGCCGGGGCGGGGAAATTCACGCTTTTGATACCATTAATCATTTCTATCTTCAAAGTGAAATGATTGTCCCCGGTTCGATTTATTGGAACATGGGCTTCGGCTTAGATCAGGGCGAAGTCGAAAGCGATGAGGAAGGCATTCGCACAATGAAAACGCTTGGGCAAAACATGGCATGGTTGATGAAAAAAATTCAGGCTTGATGATTGAAAATCAGGCTAAAAAACGGGCCAACCATTTTCAATGGCTGGCCCGTTGTATATTCAGAAGGCAAGTATCGGTTTATAGGAAATATTTTTCCTTCTTCACCATTTCTTCATAATTCTTTCTTGCTTCTTGAATGCTTTCCATTCCAGAGACTTCCGGCACAGCAACATCCCACCAGGAATTGTAGCCCGGCACATAGATCGCAGGGTTCACCTCAATCGCAATCATCGTCGTTTTATCGAAGGTTTTCGCTTTTTTCAACGCCTGGATGATTTCTTCTTTTGTGTTTGCTTTGATTACATTCGCGCCCAGGCTGGCGGCGTTGGCGGCAAAATCAATCGGCAGGTCTTCGCCAGTTAATAGACCCGACTGCGCATCACGGAACTTAAACTGGTTGCCGAATTCATGGCTTCCGCAGGCTTTTGCCAGGCCGCGGATACAGTTGAATCCGTGGTTGTCTAAGAACACGAGAGTGATTTTGTAGCCTTCTTGAATCGACGTAACGATTTCATTGCAGAGCATCAGGTAGGAACCATCGCCGATCATGACATAAACTTCACCATCTGGGTTGGCCATCTTGACGCCTAAGCCGCCAGCGATTTCATACCCCATGCAAGAATACCCATATTCCAGGTGATAGCCCTTGTGAGATTTGGTTCGCCAGAGTTTATGCAAGTCGCCCGGCAAACCACCCGCTGCGCAAACCATGACATCGTTTGGCCCGGCGAAATTGGTTACGGCGCCGATTACTTCGCCCTGGCTAATGAAAGGTGCGTCAAGCGAAAACAGGCGATCTTCTTCTTTGCGCCAATCTGAAATGAGTTCGCCAATTTCTTGAACGTACGTCGCATTCGGCTTGACGCCTTCGCTTTTGAGAGCAGACGTTAAATCTTCCAGGCCGGCTTTCGCGTCGCAGATCAACGGCAATGCGGAATGCTTATAAGCGTCAAAAGACGTAATGTTCATCCCGATAAAACGAACGTCGGGGTTCTGCCATTGCGTCTTGGATGCGGTGGTAAAGTCACTTAAACGGGTTCCAACATTGATAACCAGATCGGCTTCAAGCGCAATTTTATTTGCCGCCGAGGTGCCGGTGACGCCGAGTGCGCCAAGATTCATCGGTTGGTCCCAGATCAGCGACCCTTTTCCTGCTTGCGTCTCGCCGACGGGAATTCCAAAGGCGTCACAAAACGCCAACAGTTCAGCGCAAGCGTCAGAGTAGAGAACGCCGCCGCCCGCAACAACCATGGGGCGTTTGCTTTCTTTGATCCATTGGACTGCCTGTTTAAGAATTGGTTCTTCTGGACGAGGGCGCGGAATGTGATAGACGCGCTTGCGGAAAAACTCTTCAGGATAGTCAAAGGTCTCGGTTTGAACATCCTGCGGAATGGCAATGGTAACCGTTCCCGTTTCCGCCGGACTGGTCAGTACGCGCATTGCTTCTGGCAGCGCAGTAATAATCTGGTCGGGACGGTTGATGCGGTCCCAATATTTGCTGACAGGTTTGAAGCAGTCGTTGACTGACATGTCTTGCGAATGCGGTGATTCTAATTGTTGCAAGACCGGGCCGACGTTACGCTTCGCAAAGATATCGCCCGGCAACAATAGTACGGGAATGCGGTTGATGGTTGCCGTCGCGGCGCCCGTAAGCATATTGGTTGCGCCAGGGCCGATAGAACTGGTACAAATAAATGTTTTTAAGCGGCGGTTTTGTTTAGCGAACGCGGTCGCGGTGTGGACCATGCCTTGCTCGTTGCGACATTGGTAATAACGAAGATCGTCTTTATATTCTTCCAGCGCCAGCCCCAGCCCGGCGACCATCCCGTGTCCAAAAATGCCGAAAATGCCTTCAAAAAACCGGTTTTCGACTCCATCACGTTCTACATACTGATTGCTTAGAAATTTGACCATCGCCTGCGCCATCGTCAATCGGCGTGTTTGACTCATTAGAGACTCCCCTTTCGTACTCCTATCAAAATTTAAACTCATGTGCGCACAATTTGTACTGTAACGTAACTGTAGCGGTTCCTTAATTTTGGTTTGTATAAAACAAAGATCATATCACATTTAGTAAGTATATATTAAAAAGTTAACAGATTATAAAGGGACAATCAAAAAAAATGTGCGCCGTCTTACGATAAAACCTATCCGCCGCTATGCGTCTTATACGGGATCAATAATACTGAGTATTTACTGACTGCCCCTAACCAAAGTTGATTTTTGTGAGAAGTTATGAGATGATGGGCGACTTAGTAGGGTAGATTTGATTCCACTTTCATCGACGCGCCTTCGGCCTGTTATTTTATTCAGGAAATATCCATCAATATTTACCAGGAGATATTCCTTATATGTTTTGGGGTGTGCATAACACTAAATGATGAAGAATATGAAGCAAATATCTCTGCCGCCGCTGCAATTTTCCCGGTGGCTTGGCCCATTTTCCGCACTTTTTGTTTTGTGCGTAAGCCTTTGGATTGCCACGCCGCACTTTCTAACCGTTTCTAATCTGACCAATGTCGCCCAACAATCGTCAATCAATGCGATTATTTCGATTGGAATGACCTTTGTCATCCTTACGGCAGGCATCGACCTTTCAGTCGGATCAGTCCTTGCATTCGTGGGTGTCGTCTTGGCAAGTGCGCTCCATACGGATATGCCGCTGGCAATTGCAATTCCAATTGCGCTCATCGTGGGTACCGCCGCCGGAGCGCTCAACGGCGTCTTGATCAGTTGGGGAAAGTTACCTCCGTTTATTGTTACGCTTGGGATGATGAGCGTTGCGAGAAGCGCCGCTCTGGTCGTCACTGGCGGTAGGCCCATTTCAGGCTTCTCACAAGAATTTCGCGATATATCAAACGGCTATTTTTTGTTCATGCCGATACCGGTCGCTATTATGATTGTGCTTTATATCATCGCGTACATTATTCTCACGAAAACCCGCTTCGGACGCAGCACGTTCGCAATCGGCGGCAGTGAATCCGCGGCCTATCTTTCCGGCATTAATGTGAAATTTCAAAAGTTGATCGTATACGCTTTATCAGGATTGACGTGCGCCGTCGCTGCGATTCTGCTTACTTCCCGCTTGAATTCCGCCCAACCTCTGGCAGGAATTAATTATGAATTAGACGCCATCGCTGCGACCGTCATCGGTGGGACCAGTTTGATGGGCGGCGAAGGAAGCATCAGCGGTACGCTGATTGGAGCACTCATTATTCAAGTGTTGCGAAACGGGTTGAATCTGCTCGAAATCTCATCCAACTTTCACAATATTGTTATCGGCAGCGTTATTATTATTGCCGCTTTATTGGATACCTATTTGAAATCGAAATCAAGAAAATCCAGTTAGGGGATCAAGATGAAACAATGGACTTTTGCCGTCATTATTGGATTATGCGTAGTCTGCGCCCTTGTCGGATGCAATCGCCAAACCGGGCCGGTTGGAACAAAAGAATACCGTATCGGTTTTGTGATGAAGACGCTGAACAATCCATTTTTCATCCGTATGGAAGAAGGAGCGAAACAGGCGGCGGATGAGTTAAATATTGAATTGGTCGTCCAGGCGGCTGATCGTGAAATAGACGTAGAGCGCCAGATGCAGATCATCGAAAATATGATCGAGACAAAAATTGACGCTCTGTGCATCACGCCGAGCGGCTCCCGCGAAGTCGTGACGGCAATCGCGAAAGCAAACGCAGCCAATATCCCTGTTCTGATTGTTGACACGAAAGTGGATGAACAAACCGCAAAAGACATGAATGTGAGTTACCTTACGTTCATCGGTTCCGATAATTACCAAGGCGGTTTTTTGGCTGGGCAGTATTTTGGTGAGAAATATCAAGGCAAAACCGAACTGGCAATTTTGGAAGGCATCCCCGGACATGAAACCCACGATTCCCGCTTACAGGGATTTCTGGATGGCATCAAAGGTTTTCCTCAGTTAAAAGTCGTCACCTCACAACCCGCGAATACCGAACGCGACCAGGGATTTAACGTGTTTCAAAATATCTTGCAAACCTATCCAGAAGTCAAAGCGCTATTTTGTACAAATGACATGATGGCGTTGGGGGCGGTCGAAGCCATATCCGCCGCAGGCAAAGAAGGCGAAATTGCTGTGATTGGTTTTGATGCGGTCGAAGAAGCGCGTAAGGCGATTCGCGAAGGCCGCATGGAAGGTTCCATCGCGCAGTCGCCGGATGAAATGGGGCGCGTCGCGGTTGAGAGCGCCGTTAAGTCTTTGAAAGGCGAAACAATCGCAGAAGTGTTGCCTGTTAAGATTGAATTGATTACCAAAGAGAATGTTGATCTTGCGAAATAAATCGTAATCATGGATAGTGTTACGATTGTTTTTGACAGCAATCTGAAATACACAGCGAAGGCGGGGGAATAAAGCAATGTGTGCAATTCAAGTAGCGAATGCGCCTTGTTCATGGGGCGTACTTGAATTTAACCTGGAAGGCGAAGCCGCAGGATATTCAACCGTTCTCGACGAAATGCTTCAGTCGAACTACGCCGGAACCGAATTAGGCGATTGGGGCTTTATGCCCACTGACCCCGATCTTCTGCGCCAGGAACTACAATCGCGAAATCTGGCCTTGCTGGGCGCCTTCGTCCCCGTCGCTCTGGTGAATCCTGACGCGCATCAAGACGGCGTTGCGACCGCGCTCAGAATCGCCAAATTGCTCGCCGCCGTAAATGAATCGCCTTTCATCGTTCTTGCGGATGATAACGGGACCGTCGAAGCGCGTACGCAAAAAGCCGGACGCATTCAACCCGAAGACGGCCTCAGCGATGCGCAATGGAGCGTTTTCGCCCGTGGAGCGGATACCATTGCAAAGGCCGTAAAAGAAGAAACCGGCGTTCGCACTGTTTTTCACCATCATTGCGCTGGCTTTGTTGAAACGCCAGATGAAATCGAACGCCTGCTCTCTTTAACTGATCCCGAATCGCTTGGCTTGTGTTTTGATACGGGCCACTTCGAATATGGAGGCGGTAACGCTGCGGAAGGCTTGAAGACGTTTGCAGACCGGATATGGCATGTTCATTTCAAAGACTGCCATCCCAAAATTGCCCGAAAAGCCTGCGAAGAACATCTCGATTATTTTAAAGCAGTGGGCAATGGCGTATTTTGTGAACTGGGTAAAGGGTCTGTTGATTTTCCGGCGGTGTTAAAAATCTTAAATGGCCTTGGCTATGAAGATTGGATCGTCGTCGAACAGGACGTATTGCCTGGAATGGGAAGCCCGCTAGACAGTGCGCTTCGCAATCGCGAATATCTAAAATCACTTGGAATCTAAACACGCCTGCATGAATACAACGTACAAACATAACGGTATCTACACCCACATAATCAAGGACAAGCGCCATGAATACATCAAATAAAGTCAATGTTGGAGTCATAGGGACAGGCCGCATCGGAAGAGTTCACGCGGAGCATTTAGCCTACCGCATTTCCAATGCCCGCCTGGAAGCAATCTGCGACGTGAATTTTTCATCCGCGCAGGAATGCGCCGCGCAATTGAATGTGAAAAATGTCTATGATTCAGCAGAGCCAATTTTAGCCGACGGCAAGATTGATGCGGTCGTCATTTGTTCATCCACGAATACGCACGCACCCTTAATCGAACAGGCGGCGCAAGCGGGAAAACATGTGTTCTGCGAAAAGCCAATCGACTATGATCTCGCGCGAATTGATCACGCCTTAAAAGTCGTAGAGCAATCAGGCGTCAAATTCATGGTGGGATTC encodes:
- a CDS encoding sulfatase-like hydrolase/transferase translates to MKTMDNRRQFLTKMGAGGAALLAPVLHGNFSQGAQKKPNVVLIFADDQGSIDINTYGAKDLITPNLDALAKRGTRFMQFYAAAPVCSPPRAALMTGRYPQRAGLSGNASSSKGHAGMPTEQITIAEMMNGAGYAAGHVGKWHLGYTPETMPNGQGFDDSFGHMGGCIDNYSHFFYWNGPNRHDLWRNGEEVWNDGEFFGDLMVDECKQFITEKKDEPFFLYWAINFPHYPLQGKEKWRKKYEHLEPPRNGYAAFVSTMDEMIGEVVGHLDALGLTEDTIIIFQSDHGHSTEIRTGGGGGDAGPYRGAKFSLFEGGIRVPAIVSWPGHIEENAVREQLATGCDWFPTIQDLCGITPATHKLDGKSLVPVLKSPNEPSQHHVFHWQTGKDSWAVRQGDWKLLGNPQDTSNKAKITDEDKLFLCNLSQDITEMTNLAEQHPDIVKRMVRLHEAWIEDVHKQE
- a CDS encoding 5-deoxy-glucuronate isomerase, with the translated sequence MSDDLLAPYRNKPLNTGWNLFQENDSDTQLDFGIFVMEPGQSQSFAYDAQESAILVLNGNGEVITKKNRAAFDRTSWIEQAPTSVHSPAGEEVTVKASNRTELAIIKTQNSKSFPQKIYLPDEVENEHRGKGMLDDASYRIVRCVFDRRNAPPEANLVLGEVVNFPGRWSSYPPHHHTQPELYYYRFEPDWGYGHGELGEEVFKIKNHDLLRITGERDHSQASAPGFHMYYLWTICHLPDEPYTGFEFTPPFESLLS
- a CDS encoding transaldolase family protein, with amino-acid sequence MNQLVYKSPLHEMTCTTPTDLWNDSCSIEELNYTISHGGVGATTNPVIVGNVLKKEMPLWSDQLSEMIQESPDRSEDEITWQLIEALAVKGASLLEPAFKEHKGMKGRLSIQTNPKYAFNQERMVEQACYFNTLAPNMQVKIPVTSVGVKAIEEATYRGVNINATVSFSVPQTLAVAEAVERGLKRREAEGHDVSGMSPVCTIMVGRIDDWLRFQADRDDITTDPGYFNYAGVAIMKQAYQVYQERGYRSRLLAAAYRCHMHWSEFIGGDLVVSIPYEWQVRFNQSDISAEPRIDNPVDPKVVDELRRKFSDFEKAYANDGMSPEEFDDFGPNRRTLRQFLEGYDSLVQVIRNRMIASPDVK
- the mmsA gene encoding CoA-acylating methylmalonate-semialdehyde dehydrogenase, which encodes MKVLKNYVNGQWVNAESSDTIDVINPSTGEILAKSPLSNLNDANGAISAAAAAFPSWSQTSVSTRVQPLFKLAELIRENLQEIARVLVAEMGKSTVDAVAELKRTLENCEVACGMPVLMQGDKLVGCSAGIDGEVLRVPLGVFTMIAPFNFPAMVPFWFIPYALGSGNTYVIKPSPQVPMTMAYLAELIDQSGFPPGVFNLVNGDRTVADAFIEHPEVKGVSIVGSSATCQAVAEKCVHHNKRFQAMGGAKNHLVIMPDAKIDDVIRNMVTSCYGCAGQRCMASSAIVAVGDEMYNDVCERFIEDSKNVIVGNPLDPAYLNEPMLMGPVISEKAMNFILQMIDTGVKEGATLALDGRNISIPNGGKGHYIGPTVFTDVKPGMEIHKTEIFGPVVVILKAQSLQDAIKILNSHKYGNGASIYTQNGFYAREFKLKVECGMIGVNVGIPAPVAYLPFGGMKASQFSHIKAQGKAVVNFFTDDRIVTERYWPEV
- a CDS encoding flavodoxin family protein is translated as MKVIAINGSARKDGNTAILVNYVLRELESEGIDGEMIQLSGRAIRGCMACYQCFEKKDQRCSNKSDIVNECIEKIIEADGVILASPTYFSDVTAELKALIDRAGLVAIANGNLFKRKVSAAVIAVRRGGEIHAFDTINHFYLQSEMIVPGSIYWNMGFGLDQGEVESDEEGIRTMKTLGQNMAWLMKKIQA
- the iolD gene encoding 3D-(3,5/4)-trihydroxycyclohexane-1,2-dione acylhydrolase (decyclizing), coding for MSQTRRLTMAQAMVKFLSNQYVERDGVENRFFEGIFGIFGHGMVAGLGLALEEYKDDLRYYQCRNEQGMVHTATAFAKQNRRLKTFICTSSIGPGATNMLTGAATATINRIPVLLLPGDIFAKRNVGPVLQQLESPHSQDMSVNDCFKPVSKYWDRINRPDQIITALPEAMRVLTSPAETGTVTIAIPQDVQTETFDYPEEFFRKRVYHIPRPRPEEPILKQAVQWIKESKRPMVVAGGGVLYSDACAELLAFCDAFGIPVGETQAGKGSLIWDQPMNLGALGVTGTSAANKIALEADLVINVGTRLSDFTTASKTQWQNPDVRFIGMNITSFDAYKHSALPLICDAKAGLEDLTSALKSEGVKPNATYVQEIGELISDWRKEEDRLFSLDAPFISQGEVIGAVTNFAGPNDVMVCAAGGLPGDLHKLWRTKSHKGYHLEYGYSCMGYEIAGGLGVKMANPDGEVYVMIGDGSYLMLCNEIVTSIQEGYKITLVFLDNHGFNCIRGLAKACGSHEFGNQFKFRDAQSGLLTGEDLPIDFAANAASLGANVIKANTKEEIIQALKKAKTFDKTTMIAIEVNPAIYVPGYNSWWDVAVPEVSGMESIQEARKNYEEMVKKEKYFL